In Clupea harengus chromosome 23, Ch_v2.0.2, whole genome shotgun sequence, the sequence CTCACTAGGAGCTGTTAGTTAAACGTGTTCATCCGCTTTctcaatggaaaacaaatatttcatgGTGCATTTGAAGATGACACCCTTCTCTAGTCACACCCTTAGTTTAATATCCATGCACACCTCTCTCGCCCAAGTTACATCTTGGAAAATGagtctcccttcttctccccatctttctgtctctttctctcatcctcttagTCGTATCCGCAGGAGACGGCTTGCCAGACATCGTCATTGGCAGCGGCGGCTTCCGCATTGACCACACAATGGGCCTGGTGTGGCGTCTGGCCGAGCTGCTGGAGCGCGGCAATGGCAGCGACGTAACGCTGCGGCTGGAGACCGTGGGCACGGACGAGGTGCGGGTGATCCGAGGCCACGGTCTGGTGCTGGCGCTGCAGAGCCCCGTCTTCGAGGAGATGCTGAGGAACCGcaacgccaccaccaccaccagcagcggCAGCGACGGCAGCGACACGCTGGTGATCAGGGAGAGTGCCGACAGCGTGCTCGTCTTCGACCGGTTCATCAGGTGAGAGGAAGCAAGAGTCAGGGAAGGggatggtgagagagggagggagggatggagggagggaggcaataagtggggagggagagggaccgCCCCGGTCACACGCTGGTCATCCGGGAGAGCGTGTCCGTCTTTGACAGGTTCATCAGGTGAGAGGACAATAGGGGAGGACTGGGAGATGTGAGAGGGAGCAGTAGAGGGGTAAGGGACTGTTGTAGACCCCTCTGTATTTGGGTGGAGAGGAAATGATCTTAAAATGTGTAAGAAGGAGAACAGAGGCAAGTGAGAGGGGGGAACAAAGAGAGTggggcagagagtgtgtgtgtgtgtgtgtgtgtgtgtgtgtgtgtgtgtgtgtgtgtcttcagtggATTACATGATGCTTTGAACCAAGGAACAAAGAGaagtgaaaggaagagagagaaagaaagacatgacagagagggaacgagagaaaaggggagggagagggagagacttgAGTTGTGTCAAATAAGGAATACAGGGCCTGAGAAACTCAGAGAAtaggaagaagaaggaaagagagacaaaaagagattAGTGAGAAGAATCTCAAAGTTTCCCTCTTTGCCTGGGCATGTTGCCTGGGCATGAGATGCCAGATCGTGCAAAACTGCCTGTATCTGTTAACATGAAAGTTCTGGAAATATACTGGCTGAATAATTCTACATATTCCTCTCAAATAGCCACCCTTCTCTCGGAGGACGgaaactctttctctcatatCATATCCTGCATTAAGTTAGCTCAAACTGGTGCTTTGAACTAATGCCAAATCACACATCCTTACAGAGGCAAGCACAGGCAGCTTGAAGGCCTTTGTGGTATAGGAAAGGACGCTCTCTAGTGGCCATATTTGGAAACGCACAAGCCTAGTGATTCAGTGTCCAGCAGGAGGCCAGATCAATGTGCAGCACTGGCGGACtgccagatagagagagagagagagagagagaggcactgcACATATCGACCGCTGTATACTTTAAAAGGGTGCAAATTACATTTATTAACAACAGCATAGGTGCACACTGACATTCCATTCCAGGAAAACCGATTTCCAAGTAAATACTACTTGACATGCACTcagcagaaagagaagagaaatgtaATGTGGTCTATTGGACACTTGGAAAAGAAAAGTGTCCCTTTCGTGGAAACAGCACTGTGCCTTGGATGCTGAATAAAGCCCCTAAAATAGCGCCGCAATCTGGCCCATCCTGAACACTGTGCAAACCGGGAGAGGGTGGTTCATATCAGGTCAACATGGTTGCTTTTCTTACaccaagtttgtgtgtgtcttacatgatagacacacactcattacgaAAATACTCCTTTTTATTTATAGAGCTTTTTTCAGACACTGGGCGACTATAATTGGAGAAGGCACCTGGGCTGTCAGGTGCCAACCAAGTGGGCAAGTCAGGGACATGGAAAGGAACTGTGGAAAAAACAAGACCCCAGATCTCACTTGACATTTCCATTCACAATGACCTGCTATAACCCGCATAGTGAACAGAGGGTGGCAGCTGTGTCCAAATGGTTGCTGTGCAGAGACAAATATACTTGTCTTGTCACCAGCAAAAGTAATTGTAAAGGCAGCCTGATCGATGATGCAACATTACGCCATCATACTAAACCTACAGCTAGCTTACCTGATGATTTGTATGATACTGTctgatatgtatgtatgtatgtatgtatgtatgtatgtatgtatgtatgtatgtatgtatgtatgtatgtgtatgtgtgtgtgtgtgtgtgtgtgtggcagcttgGACTTTTATGTTCCATCCTCAAAGCTGATTTCAGTCCTTCCTCCTGATTGCTAATGGAAGAAGGTTCTGATTTGCTGCGTAGCTTTGGTCAGCCCACTCTTGACTAAGAATAGGATCTCACTACTGTGTTGCTGCAGTCATAAATCAAACGCTAAGTCAACGCTAAGGTACTGCTGAATAATGTGCCtttcattctcctcctcctgaaaATGCTACTATTTTCCTACTCTAGACTCTGCACCTTTATTATCCTATTCTAGACTTTAATACCAATGTTATATCAACATTAATACTAATATTGACATCCTGCCCCTCTTCTGCGGTTTGTCCTCATAGATACCTGTACTGCGGTGAGATCTCTGTGCGTCTGGACCAGGCCACCACCCTGCACCGTCTGGCCACTAAGTACAACGTGTCGCTCCTCCGCCAGGGCCTCAGCCAGTACATGAGCGAGAACCTGGCCGGCGATCGCCCCGGCAGCCGCGTGGTCAGCTGGTACCAGTACGCCGAGCAGTCGGGCGACGAGGCACTGCGCGACAGCTGCCTGCAGTACCTGACGTGGAACCTGTCGTCGGTGCTGCGCAGCCGCGAGTGGGCCGAGGTGAGCGCCCCCCTGCTGCTGACGCTGCTGCAGCGCTCCGACCTGGTGCTGCAGAGCGAGCTGGAGCTGTTCGAGGCGCTCGAGGCCTGGCTGGAGCGCCAGGACCCGGACGGGCTGACAGCGGAGAACGCGCTGCGCTCCATCCGCTACGCCATGATGGCGCCGCGCGACCTCTTCCGTCTGCAGCGCGAGTCGCGCGTGCTCCAGCGCTACGGCGAGTCGGTGCGCGACCTGCTCTACATGTCGTACCAGTTCCACTCGGCCTCGCCGCTGCAGCTAGCCAAGTTCTTCGACGTCAACTGCAGCCTGTTCACACCGCGCAACTACCTGGCGTCGGCATGGGGCTCGGCGTGGGTGATCAACAACCCGGCGCGCGACGACCGTAGCGCCAGCTTCCAGACGCAGCTGGGCCCAAGCGGGCACGACGCGGGCAAGCGCGTCACCTGGAACGCGCTCTTCTCACCCCGATGGCTGCCGTTTAGCCTGAGGCCGCCGTACTCCGAGCAGGGCGCCATGCAGCCGCCTCCACGGCTCGAGGCCGGGCGCCCGCGTGTCATCATCACCCCGGCCACCTCCAGCGCGGACATGGCGGGGGTGAGCTTCCAGAAGACGCTGCTGGTGGTGATGAAGCGGCACGGGAGGATGGTGGTCCGCCACGTCTACAACTTCCACCAGAGCACCGAGGAGAGCGGCGCCTTCCTGGCCGGGGCGGACCTGCAGCACCGCACCTCTCAGTACCTCACCAACGGATCGCTCCACCTCCACATAATTGTCAAGCCCCTCTACCAGAGCCTCATCGCTACCAAGAAGTGACGAGCCACCCAAccgcccacacgcacacaccacccaACTCAACACACAACCTAAATCTACCCCTGTGGTGGCATTGCTTGCTTGATAATAATGTTGGTCCTCAATCAGTATTACACTCATATCACAAAATTCGTATTTTTTGAAGAAGGGTTGTGGGAACATAGTTGTAACACTAAATAGTACCCATGTATTCAACCCCCATCCCTCCAAAACGCTAAAATAAAGTGGCTTTAAAATGAAAAGGCACTGGTTTGTGGGAACATCAAAGGTGGATCAGAATTACTAAATACAAGGGTGACTGTTCAAGAAGCAACTGGACAAGTTCCAGACAAATTATTGAATATTATAATGTGCCCAAAACCAGATATGACTAGATTAATAGCCCATGCTAGACAAAGTACAACAGACTTTCATATTGAGATGTAACTGTGTTTTGACAATTATGAAAATTGAACATGGTTCTAGgtgctacttttttttttataatatctCCATGTGGAAGGCATTCATGTTTTAGTAAGTAAATACACACTGTATATATGTTTACAAACAAAAAGTAAATCTTGTTTAGTTTTAGATAGCCAAGGCAGTGTGCTCCACAGAAGGTCTCCTCACAGAACAATTGTCATCCCTAAATTTCTTAGTTTTGAAGTTTAGCCAATCAAGAAGGAGTAGAATATgaccatttaaatgtaatttctaTGTGAAGAAATTAGAGTAGTATTTGTAATTGCtgttaattatttttttctagttttgGTCTCTGTGTTGGTGTACCATAATTTCAGACTGTAATAAAATCAGCTAACACAACCATTGTGCTTAATGTCATTATTACAGAATATTACATGACTCATGAAAACTACATTAACCTGTCATCTATCCAATCAGTGAATGAATTAAGTTATACACTTGGTAGAAATGAAATGATGTGCGAGCCAACTCCCATAGACTACGAATCCCATTGTCCTTTGCGCGGCTTGCAGGAAGAACGTTAGCTCGCAGGGGCTCACACTGATCCAAGTTAGGAGCTCTCAGCTGCTAGCCTTGGCCCATCATGTAAGGGCTGCTGAGCTTTCTTTGCAGAGCTATTGCAGAAATTCCCCGTTTCCAGGCAGATTTGCACGGTGTGCAATTCGAATTTCACTCTTTGCACGGAAGCAAGCGGACCACACGCCTAAATACTCCAAGTGCATGCGAATCCGGGCTTGTGTTTTGCACCTTTGTTGCAAAGCAAGCCCGTTGAAGCTCCAGCgcgagggagatggagggagggagtgagagagaaggcaaagtcTTTTGTgcttcccctcccccccacaacAGCAAAGGGGAAATGTCTATGCCAAGGGGAGGTAAGTGTATTAACGCGATCTGTGCAATCTCTCTGAAATGCAGTCGGGGCTGCATTCTTTGCAAAGTGCATTACTGCAGAATAGACTCGCCCAATGCATTTCAAAGTTTGATGGTTTGAAAGGGTCAGTTACATTTCCTGTGTAAAGATCTGCCGTTTTGCAGAGTTCCTGGTAAGACGATGCTGCCCGGAGTTGCACATATAAGATAGACGTTATTTGCATTCTTGTTCAACCCAGATTGAGAAAGCTATTTCACCGTCTTTGCGCGTTCAGGAACTACCAAGCAGTGAAATTCGATTGTGCAATGCCAACATGGTCCTCTTTGCAGACACGAGAATACTTTAAAGCAAAATTTAGCCGTGCAGTTCTGTCTCAATTGTGCAAAATTGTGATATGCATTCGTGAAGTTTAGTGTATTTTGCAAACAaggtgcatgtttttttttttataaactttGCTCGTCTATCGTGACTACGTCGTTGCCGGAGAAACATGACATGACCCCACGTCCAGTTGCACACTAGTAAGCTACCAAGAAAACGCCGCTGGAAAATTACGCCGAAGTTCTGACATTTTTATTAGTTGCAGTTGCAGTTTCAGTGTCACTGCACGTAGTGGAAAATTATTAAGATGCCATGTCAAGTAAGCTTTGTTCATGGTGTAATACGTGGGTATAAGTTGCAAAAATAAAGAGCTAAATATAGGGTTGTTGCGAACGTCTGGTCACAAACAGTTCAAGGAACGGGGTAATCGGCAGTGGAAAACGAGCCTCTTAACATAGACCTTGGAAAGCCAAATCGTTGCCAACCAGCACCAATCATGTCCTTTTTACCAAAAGCACGCGATCGACTGCAGCAGGAACACGGTGTATGACATAGCTACGTAGCTTGGTATATTAATTGAGGAGCGATTTTTACACTTGTCTTAGttaagctgtctgtctgtgtggtataTTTAATTCTTGCACAACTTGCAGTATTCCCAAGTGTTTGTTTCGCACCCCAGGCCTAATTGACGTAACATTGCTTATGAATCTTAACCACGCTCTGTCCGCCCTCTgtggtagctagctatttgATACTGCTACAGGACATGCCAGTCCACACGGTAACCATGTCACTTGACAAGTCCATATGATATGAAGGACTGCCTCAGTGGAGGAAGTTTGTTGTTATTATGGGTGGACAGTCACGAGAACATTTAGCTCAGCGATGGCCCTGGCTTGTTTTGTTCGTGCCCGAGAGGAGACTGGCTGTTGCGTAACACACAGGTGACACACCTGTATTGTGGAACTCAAAGTTTGCGTGAGGCCCCCTCTCGCGGACAACGTGGAGGAACCCAGGTGAAACATTGATAGGGCGTGAGCACGGCTGGACCACCCCTTCAATGATTGCTGTGTTTACACGTTACTGTGTTGGGGACTTCCATCAAACCTGGAGACGGCGATAGCAGAAGTGCAAAAACATGTCAGTTGTGGTCAGATTGTAGCCTAGCACAAGGGACCCCTGAATACCTTAGACTTGAAGTTAAAACTCTAAAAGTGCAGAGTCATGTAGCATCTAGCGGTGCAACTAGTCCTCCCAATCAAAGGGATCTTGAACAGGACGCTAGCCAAGGTATCTGAAAATAGTTACAGCATGCCCAGAATCTGAGATTGGCCAGAACTAGATGTAATAGTATGTTTCTGTTGTTAACAGGTCTAATGTTAATGAATAGGTGTCCGTTATGATTACTGTTTTCTCCGTGCACATGTTATTCTGCCTGTGTGTAATTGCTACTGTTAGCCATTTTGTAGTTCTTGCTTTTATTGTGTACAGTCAGCAGGCCCGTTTGTGTCGACTGGCTTCTGCCTTACTGTGGCCCACTTGCCTTGTGGCGTGGCCCCCTGACCTCTCGCTCTTTGACGCGCCCGGTTTGCATGCAAATGGCCCCTCCCGATCCCAGATTCCTAAATCCGCAGCTCTGGGGGCCCAATTGTTGTCGGGCGTCCAGCCCCTATAGTATTTTCTGCTGCAATAACAGTAGAATTGTTTGACGCATTGTCCCAGTaatgatcctctctctctctctctctctctctttctttctctctctctcgctctctctctctctctctctttctctctttatctcgctTTACAGGAAGCTTTAAAGCCTTTACTTTACTTCTACTTCTACTCATCTTcttgcgtgtaagtgtgtgctcaAGTAATGGCAAGATAAAGCAAGCAATGCCAAGCCCAGGGCCAGCATGCAAATCCTGCTGTGCTGCGTGCAGTGGCTGATGGAACACTATCcctccagtcagtcagtctgtctgtcaggtAGGCAGGTGGTGTGCAGCGAGCGAGGGCACTTCAGGGGGTTAATATACTGCAtgtggacagaggaggagggctgCGTGAGTCTTTTAAGAGGGCCCTGGCGGTATGTAAGCCCTGAGAGAGAGCGGAAAGGCTGTGGATGGGCGAGGCGAAAACGAGAAGAGCATAAATCCACTTGCGGCGGTCGACTTTCGCGATGACTTAGGATCTCCGATTCCCAAAGCCACCTGTACACGTCGGTGGGCTGTGGGTTGCTATCAGTATGCAGGAAGGCAGCCTGGCatggggaaggaggagggggtagGCAGGGCTACGGGCGGCACTCCCAGTGGTGCCGGGAGCAGACGGACAGCTCCTGGTGCCGACCGACTTGACTCCCCCTGCAGCCAGAAGAGCAGGTAGAAGAGTTGCCTTTGGATGTTGCCATCCgctacctctctcctctcctctcctctcccctctctctctctctctccctctcctgtttcATTTTCCTGGCCCTCCCTCTCACACGGTGCCCTACTTAGACTCATTTCGATGGTCCCCCTCTGCATGCATAATAACACACAACCAACGGATGCTGTTCCAAGTAAGTAGTGTGTCAGCGAGTCCAGGGCTCAATCCAGGGACGCCGGCTCTGGTTCAGGGGGTCCGCCGGCGAATGCAATAAATAGCTTGTTGTTGCCGCCATCATCCCCGCCtgactgtgtgagagacacGTTTGATACTTAAAGTGGCGCGCAAAATGCGAtaccccccacccttccccttGATGCACGCTCGTTCCAAACGACACGGGCACACAGGAAGTCGGCACTCTTCAATGACGAGTGCTTCCCGTCCAAAAAAACCctcaccacaaaaaaaaaagaaaaaggaaattcTGTCCACCGACAGACGGCCTTGACACTGCGAGCGTAACAGGGGGAAAGCTCAGCACGGCCCGGCATGTCTCGAATAAGCAATGTTCACAGGTCAGTCGCTGTGCACTGGATCAGAGGCTCCGTGTTCTTTCCTGCCATGCCTTCCTGGTGTGGTCATGTTTGGCAATGAGGCCAGTTTATAGCCAGTTGTAAAGCGGAGAAAATAGCTACTGTGAATCCCGAACACAATGTGAGCAGCTAATGGGGGGTTGTAATGCAGGGGGCGACCATCTTGAAACGTCTACTATAAAGCAcctgctgctttttttttttttctctctctctctctctctctctcagatcgtTGTGTCTTAAACtggaattgttttcttttttctttttcttcttgccGTGTACAACATATGTCACATAGTCCACTTAGCACCCAAGCAGGGAGCCCAGGAGGTGCAGTGAACACAGAGATTGGGTGGCAACAGGTTGACATCTAATCTTCAGCGATATTTTCCTCCTGTAACcctacaacacaaacacaaacacatgcacacacaaacacacacacacacacacacacacacacacacatacactctctctccccccagacagacacaccagtAACCCACATGCCACCCACTGCCCTGAGAAGGAATTCCTGCCAAGCCAAACAGACAACAGGCTTTTCTGGGACATCCTGTGACTGTACCTCCAGAGCCTcagtacacattcacactttgTACTGTCCCATATCAGGTTCACACaactttgaatgtttttttttttttgttttggtttgttttgcatTGGCTGGGCGATGATGGTAACGATACCCAACTGGCAAACTTTGGGGTTTCTGGGAGGTGTGGGCGAGAGAGCGCTTTGGTGTAAGAAGGACAGCGCTCTGCCATGACCCCGTAGCCATGACCCGATGGGTTGACTCCGATGACATGACCCGATGGGGTTTTGGgcttgggtgggtgggggtgggggtgggggtgctccTCTGGTCACGAGTGTCATCTAAGTCGCCCAGCCACCACAGGAAGAGCGGTGCGGGAGGCTGGTGACCACATCGTTCCCAAAGGAGAGAAGAACCCCCCCAACAGCTGTAGCCCAAAGGATCTGCCATCTTTGGAAGTGTAGAATATCTCTCAGACTGCCAGAGCAGTCAGAAGAGACCTGACAGCCGCAGGGCTTGATGGGCTATTTTCATCTCTTGCTTGCATGctgtcgctctctttctttctttctctctctccctctctctctctctctctctctctctcgcttgcctAGCCtgccctctttccctttctctccctctgccgcTTGCTCACTCTGGCATTCTTTCCTTGTGTGCTGCTGcatctttttccatctctccgtGTCACTgtatttttccccctttctctctccctctctagctCTGCACCCCCACCGCCTTATATCATTTGTCCTTTGACACCCCCCACTCTCCCATTTGTtgtttgcccccccccaccagcccccccccccccccccctctctgattCATCCTTCCTCTCTGAAATTCCATTGAGGAACTCTTGGGATTGTTGGGATTCCAGCCGCCAGGACATGGGTGGGATAGGGAAGGACAGGAACGGGCACTCTGCTCACTCGGGAGTCGCTGGGAACCGGCTGGCTGGCCCAGGTCACCACTGCATCTCAGATTAACGGGTCCGTTATCTCCCAGAATTGCCGGGGGTCTTCCGGACCACCTCCCATGAACTGGGCACACACTGATTCATTTCCTGTGAgattcttctctctgtttttcccaaGAGAAGGCAGTGTGCCCCAAGAAATGACACACTCgcatttccttctctttataTTGTCTcatttctttcccttcccttgTGATGGTTTGCATACAAATAAATGGGGCCGTAAATTGATAAACCTTGTCAGCATTGTTATGTGGTCTACGGTACGTAGCTGAAGAATGCTAGTTTTGAAAAAGTGATGTGGCGTGCAGTGCATTGGTGCTTAACTCTGCAAggaaacatacaaacaagcaaaaaaagcCAAAACATATCCCTTGTCATTGCTGCAAGGTCGTATGGAATCGTTAAATGTAACTCCACCTGTGTGTACGATGGAAGGAACAGGACTTCAGCACTACAGCTGTTAAAATATTTGATGCTGGAGTCTTGGAATTATTCCCAAAACCATGCACTATTGGCTGAGTTCAAACAATGCAGCATGTTGGCCTTTTTTCCTGCCATGCACTTTCAGTTATATAATCCAttgattgtgtgttgtgctgtctctctctcttcccctcttcccctctccctcgtTCACACACTGTTGTCTGGGACAGTGAGCAGGGGGCgttgtgttttggtcatttaCTGCCATAGGAACAAAAGTTGCTATAGGTCAGCGGCAactttgaagagagagagagagagtgtgtgtgtgtgttttttgatttGCTGAGGTATTGTGGAGTGCACAAGTGAGATTATATATTTTTAGGGCTGATTGGTGCCTCTGTTATGTTGCTGAGTGATTTCAGAAGACTCAGTGctgtatataggtgtgtgtgtgtgtctttgtgtgtctttgtgtgagtattTGAGTCACTTGGTTTCCCACGAACTGTGCACTCGTACCTCCCATATAATTTACAGTTTCCCCTGCAGTGTGCGTCAGTGTTTGGATCTGAACTCTAAACTTGTGTATaggtacgtgtgagtgtgtctggtgtTTCTGCGAGTACAAACCAGTGACTAGCGAGAGTGTGTCTGAATTATGCCACTGGGAAGTcatcagtgcgtgtgtgtgggtgggtggggggggggttctgttagtggatgtgtattgtgttttgcGATAGATGAAGGTTTCAGTCatttgtgtgggggtggggaggggtgtttCTGTAACTGTGCTACTGGAAAGGTATAGgtgatttgtgtgagtgtgtacatgtgtgcatgctcGCGTGTAGTATCTTAGCTCACACCACACTGCCGCCACTGGTGCATGCCTGGGCTTGCCTGCGCAGTCAGGGCCGCCTGCAGGCACAGCAGAATTCCAGCCTGCTCAGGAGTGGCTGCATCGACCGGCCAACAACTGCCCGAAGGAGATCATGTGCACGTCACCTGACCTGCTAGTACCCTTAAACACTAggatcacatacacatacactcgcacTCTTTAGattaacacacgcacgcacacaaacagatgcaacGGAGAGCATGTATCGTCACACAAATGGATACACACAccctcgcgctctctctctctttctctctctcttcctctctctctctccttctgtctgtctctcactcacacacacacacacacacacacacacacacacacacacactggtattcACATACTGTGACTGCCTGGATGCATACGTCTTCACCAAACGGGGTTTAGCCAGCCACATGCCAGTTTCATCCAGCTGCATGCTGTCCCCCTCCCAGTGCAGTCATTTGCATAGAGCTGACTGGctactagtacacacacacacacacacacacacagcccctgtTGGCCATCTGTATGCATCTCCAGGGAGCCAAACTAGTTTCAGCATTTCAGTGTGAAGCAGAGTTACTCCTTTTGGTGGTTAGACCCTGCATACAAACATGTACTCTAATTTTAGAGTAATTCTCTTTGCTGATACTTAAAACCCCTCCCTGCGTGTAGAAGAAGTAACATTGTACCGTAGTGTACTTTGC encodes:
- the LOC105893568 gene encoding BTB/POZ domain-containing protein 17, with protein sequence MLEAYGRRFLGPMCLVILWGAACLGQRMTGEVVSAGDGLPDIVIGSGGFRIDHTMGLVWRLAELLERGNGSDVTLRLETVGTDEVRVIRGHGLVLALQSPVFEEMLRNRNATTTTSSGSDGSDTLVIRESADSVLVFDRFIRYLYCGEISVRLDQATTLHRLATKYNVSLLRQGLSQYMSENLAGDRPGSRVVSWYQYAEQSGDEALRDSCLQYLTWNLSSVLRSREWAEVSAPLLLTLLQRSDLVLQSELELFEALEAWLERQDPDGLTAENALRSIRYAMMAPRDLFRLQRESRVLQRYGESVRDLLYMSYQFHSASPLQLAKFFDVNCSLFTPRNYLASAWGSAWVINNPARDDRSASFQTQLGPSGHDAGKRVTWNALFSPRWLPFSLRPPYSEQGAMQPPPRLEAGRPRVIITPATSSADMAGVSFQKTLLVVMKRHGRMVVRHVYNFHQSTEESGAFLAGADLQHRTSQYLTNGSLHLHIIVKPLYQSLIATKK